In Corylus avellana chromosome ca2, CavTom2PMs-1.0, the following proteins share a genomic window:
- the LOC132168638 gene encoding uncharacterized protein LOC132168638 (The sequence of the model RefSeq protein was modified relative to this genomic sequence to represent the inferred CDS: added 38 bases not found in genome assembly), with protein MEKGERGGSGQLVSVKPGQPVQLPGKEESDIQGELSPGLERWDLLGTGQKMMGKELGEGKVSGQKSLEKQGEIPLGLEKWELPGSIHSLRLIVALDSVREESPLSVSDSLAVVPFADQEPITVEFVTEFSKLVGVSCDGEARKLSEVFGIIMANTEGNGKEVGEAVEEGVALEAHTGKKGKQELNNLNFSINYEGHSGSSLRARNKGRGHRAVQ; from the exons ATGGAAAAAGGGGAGAGAGGAGGTTCAGGCCAGCTAGTTTCTGTCAAGCCGGGGCAGCCGGTGCAGTTGCCTGGAAAGGAGGAGTCCGATATTCAGGGAGAGCTTTCTCCGGGGCTTGAGAGATGGGATTTGCTGGGTACGGGACAGAAGATGATGGGAAAGGAATTGGGGGAAGGAAAAGTTTCTGGGCAGAAGTCGCTTGAGAAGCAGGGGGAGATTCCACTGGGTCTTGAGAAGTGGGAGCTGCCAGGCTCGATCCACTCTTTGAGGTTGATTGTTGCTTTGGACAGCGTCCGTGAGGAGAGTCCTTTGTCTGTATCAGACTCCTTAGCTGTGGTACCTTTTGCGGATCAGGAGCCGATTACGGTGGAGTTTGTAACTGAATTCAGCAAGCTTGTGGGCGTCTCTTGTGATGGAGAAGCTAGGAAGTTGTCGGAGGTCTTTGGGATTATCATGGCTAATACTGAGGGCAATGGCAAGGAAGTGGGAGAGGCGGTGGAAGAGGGAGTGGCCTTGGAAGCACATACGGGTAA TTAATTATGAGGGGCACAGTGGAAGTTCTTTGAGGGCTAGAAATAAGGGGAGGGGTCATCGAGCTGTTCAATGA